tttttattattttataaaaaaagaaactttattttattctccatcaaataaataataaaatatcctttttattttctctcaaatcattattttattataacttattttctttatttatttaattataaaacatcattattctctaaaattttatttactaacAAAATTTGGGTGTTACATAACCTTTTCCAATTCTTTTGACGCTGTCATTGTTAAACGCCTTTTTAGATTAGACAGAGAAGCAGGTTGCATGGATTTTGGATTATTAATTGGGTTAAATTAAATAGACGTGCATTTTTCTTGACTTGAATCTTAGCATGAGCTCACCTTTTGTTTACTTATATAAGCAACTTGGACTTCATTTTTTGGAGCGCTTTCTTATTCAAGTTTGAGACCCTACAGTGATTGGACAAGTTTGTTATTTTATAGTGATAGATGGCAagtttgttttattaaattttattattatttagatatttttatattacattcATTATAAGAAATTTGCGGATTAGTGAGAAAATATTTCCTAACCATTCTCTTGCTAATTAGCGGGGGATTAGAGACAAAAACCAATTTTGGTCGTTAGTTGGTCGCAATTTTGCGAGGGATTAATCTTGCTTCTGACGTATCGCAATTAGCTACCTTTTGGCGAGGAAATTATAAGCCCAGAAAAAATGAAGTTACATCTTATTAACcttattattcaatttaatattgtcatatcttaatattttttttatttctgatcTTATCTTATACTTTATCAACTTGTCTCTTTCACGACTAAGTCAACACGACGAACTAACTTTTTCCCATGTAAGGTTATTGGTCGTACGAAAACAAACAATTTTGGCTGTTGGCAACACGAGAACCCAACTTTCCAACACGACAAACAGTTTTGACTAAGTCAGCAACACGACGAACTAACTTTTTCCCATGTGGGGTTATTGGTCGTACGTGTGGGGTTATTGGTCGTACGAAGACAAACAATTTTGGCTGTTGGCAACACGAGAACCCAACTTTCCAACACGACAAACAGTTTTGACTAAGTCAGCAACACGACAACCCAACTTTGTCCATCCATTTTACTGaatggtaatatatatatataaacaataaattCGGAAAGTATCCCTCAAACTATTGGCATGCAGCACAAAATGAAGTCCATTAATTGTTTTATCAAGTAGGGTTCTCCACTTCAATCACCTAAGCAGTCACGTTGTATTTCATATATATACCATCCTTAAATGCTAGTTATGTAGCTCGAGAGACAAGATAAGTTATAATTAAGTAATAAGCAATTCCTACAgtacaaaatattaattgtatttacGTTAAATCTAATTAACGTatgtaaaaagaagaaaaacttacTCTATCCAGAGGATAAATATGGAGCTTTATGCAGGCTTTTCTAAAGGATAAACATGCAAAATCTTCCgtctaatgaaaaaaaaaaacttcaaattaatattaagccaaaataacaactttgaaataatacataaataaaaatatggatggttagaaattttataatttttaattaattaattaattagaattacatcttatgttataatatttatattagttatttatattttttatgaactcAATATAAGTGATTTACTTTACTGAATTTATTAgactatcaacaaaaaaattgatagaTTTAATGAGTGGAAACCGATTCGACTTAATAgggaataataaaaattctaataaatttaaaatctaatgCATGGTCCTCAATacaccaaattaaaaatatatattttcttttctcttcatctaaagaaaaaatgataattccAAGAATaaggtaatttaatttaaaaaatttattaaattaattattcataattattttttagatttcacTATATTTTTTAGCAATTattatagatttaaatatttttaaaactcttCTTCATGATCTAATTCACAAAATATCTTGTTATGATTTATTTCCATTAtagataataatttgaaatcGACCCTAAacagaaaatgaataaaaaaatatatcatatttgGTAAAAGAGCCTAGAAAAGAACTATTAGAAAACGAGAGTCATAATTTCCAGTTAAGACAAAATGACAGCAACGCAACAACAATAATGAACGCCgaattgaaaagtaaaggaCAACATTTCACTTATCTATATTTTGCTTAAATAATTCCTAAATGATTTTGTCATTTCAATAGTTGGAAGACATGCTGATTAATAGTGTCGGTAGCATATGtttgatatttatatattgaataaataatcTATTTGATCCTTCAAGAATATATTCCCTCATAATTTcatcttatatataaataaataatctattTGATCCTTCAAGAATATATTCCTTCATAATTTCATCTCTACAAGATGAAAATCACTAATTTGGTCCTGATATTTGTAAATGTTATGagaatttagttttattattaatcttttgttgagaataaaattaaattgaatacaTAGTGACATATCGGTGTTTAAGGGTCTATTTGAAAGgagtgaaaatgaaagaaaagaaaattgaaaaaaaataatatatatatatatatatatatatatatatatataaaatatgatgatgcattttttatttaaatgaagaaaaaatgaaaggaaaactaaaagaaaaagtgacttcaagaaataaaattttaaaattttctttcctttcatttttctttcaatttaaattttaaagtttttcttcttttctcattttcttttttctttacaaaacataagaaatttatattatcttttatatatatattattctatcaaatattaaatttttagaagaaaaatgatTGTCTAAATTGACAgtaaaattttagtattttcttttaGCTCTCGGGTGACCCAATGAGTGAAGATTCATGTCTTACCCAATTTTGACTTGAGGGTTGTTTCTCCTCCCGCGCTCTGCAATTAATGAAGGCGGTGCACATCGACCTCCTCCAAAGCCACGACAGAGCTTTCTTTAGGCTTTGTTTGAAAAAGAAAGACAACTCATTACATTAAGTGTCAAAGTTTTAATTACGACCATTTGGACAACACCAAGTTGCAAAGTTTAAAAATTGAGTTGACACTTGTTGTAAATTGTGCAAGGTCTCGTACCAGCAATGAAAGAGGTAATGCCTGGTCTTCCACACAAGTTTGGTGCTATACATCTGTAGAAGAATTTTTCTAAACAATGAAGACAAAAGGACCTTAAGCAAGTGAAGAATGCATCTGTGGGGTGAGTTAATTTTGAAACTTCAAGGCCATATGCAAAAAATAATAAGGGGCCTTCATTAAATTTGGAATGCAAATTAGTATATCAACAATGATATCTGTAAATCTATATATCAGCTAGAGTATCCGATTGAATAATATAATTGGTATATAAccgctagttttttttttttttaaggcagtaaaagagaaaaacaaacaaacagaaGAAGCAAACAGACGGTACGAGACAAAGATCATCattgcctatatatatataggctctAATCAAGCCAAAAAGGAGAGAtgatccacgttcatttctgaGTCTCAGTCACCCTACCAGCCAGCACATCCACAACAACAGAATTGGCATCTTCTAATAATGATAGCCTCCAATAATGTCTTATCAATTAAAAGCTTTATCTCTCTCCAATCAAATTACCATGGGTGTGTGTTAGCTCATCCACATTTTTGAATGTGACATCCTCTaccattcattttaattatcaaataaaacttattaaaaacatgttCGACTCAAAATAAGGTcgttaaaatttacaaaaatattttgttaaatcagtgaggtgaaataaaatagactaacatcataaaattaatataaaaaattatatcacaatgtcacatcttatcagagcgttgtgtcccgacgtccttcagcataaTATTCAGTTCATCTAGTCATCTGTTCCcctgaacacaaagttcaaaatTATCActggatccaaacacaaacaacaaaccgggagtgagttatcacattcgtgACTAATAGAGAAATAAGACAACTAGTTATGCATATcatataaatcaaataaaacttacttacacgtaattcatgtaattccaccactttgtcattcaaagttcaattttcatctattaatcgcacttttcaatcatcaatcacattacacaagaatcacacgctctgatcaagatataataacacctcaatttcataataaacaattagcaagcgcatgagacagttatgctaagactcaagcctatatgcaatgtggtaccatgtcagtgaaaaaccacgctaggacgcttaggagtacataacaagacacactacacaatgggtttgtcaagtcactctcactaagtaagatcatagggagaccagtcagggtcacgatatTTTGCgaaaatgctccaaccatatgggatcagcataggcttaaaggagcactcaaactcaGTGACCTCCAAGGCCTATATTCCGAAGAGTCcgttagggcctctccctcctgattcaggtccaacccctaaaatcattttagcacacagacactgctcgtgaattatacaatactcatgacctcacactcgtgtgttaaacacgtacaacatattgtgttacaatttaacactggttcctaaataggaaacctacacttcctctttaacactggttcctaaataggaaacctacactttctctttaacactgcgcatttacacttttctcaagataacattggtcgggttattgtacaattcacagcttacaacaccaataatgtcacatcaagagttaatcacacacttattcacgaccaaaactcattcacaatttcacatctcataatgtcacaatccaccatcagatgttttcacgtatctcacaattcaacatctgttctactttacacttttactcaatctcaataacaatattataatctcaaggcaacatattattccacaattcatcacatatttcatttataagcactactcatgaattatacaataccacgacctcacactcatgtttcaaacatgttttacACAATTGCGCttcaatttaacactggttcctaactaggaacctacactttctctttaacactgcacataaacactggtcgagttattgtataattcatagttcacaatataattaatgtaacatcaagtgttaaacacatccacttattcacaatcgaatatcatgtccacattttaacatctcataacatcacaacaaccatctcataacatttctaatgatattcataaggtacaacatacacatgttcatcaaatttaaccataatattctcaaactccaacaattaataatttttggaatcatactataacactctacaatattatttacgtaaattattaatataaataattacttttatatataaactagcatacatcatattgaatcacaaatttcaaagtaagctttcagtgcacaaattctaaataattatatgaacactttggtcaattttaattatgatattagttttttaaattatatataaatacctaaaaagcaagaaaaagagaaaatacaaaatcaatatatctctctaaatttcttcttactttatttcatcaattcatattaattagaaaaatgctcgatttatagggttcacgttcaacacaatagcatatcaatttcacaacaattggtctatcaaacatatataattcactgtaataattataaggataaaataaaaattgcaaaaacaccccaaaactcattccaattgatatctttaaggatccctacacatgttctcactaatccccaattgtgaataagtcatccttacctctgagcggactcacgtgtcttcagtcagcgatagcagcatctctaacggttccctgagattcctccagttattcctccgactgctccgatagaattctcaaacataagagagacggagaagagattgaagcctccacttgtactgtcttaatgcgattcctttttctccctccacgaatattatcttgCAAATCCCAACATTGAAAGTGTGCGCAATTGAATttagaacaacatatccaaatttcatgaaaatccaacggttaacgaaatcgggatcgtagttttaccaagacaattttgggtttctgcaggaaaataaaaggctacaatgcgaagggttttcctatAAGTTCAgacatgattttaaaattcccaacggtgagaatgtttgAAATTGGGTTACGAACgtggtactcaaatttcacgatgatccaacggtgaatgagtctggGATcctcgtttttctgagacaggttttgttggttgcgggaaaaagaaagggttttgagaggaaaaaggaaaaaacgaaaataagaCCAAGAGGAGACAGCTAACTTAACATAGTTATTTATActtagggtactcagcctattatttgctttatatttatttatttattactaaaaagttttttttaaaatttatttttaaaaaatgggatATTACATTGATAGCAAGAAGCAATTTATTATACGAAAGCAAGTGCTCAGACATGAAATATATTCAATTTCCAATTATTCTCCATGCCACTACAGCCACTTTCCAATGCCACTACAGGCCATAATTAGCTCCATGCCACTAAGTCACTTTCCAATTAATATATTCAAACATTTTATCATcataaatcattaaattattttatcgcAACCAATTAATTATAATCCAACTCCATCTAGATGGATTTGAAGTTTTACAAACTTCCTATCATACCCTTGGCTTATGAAAAATTttgctatatatatgtgtggtatTCCTGGCTTCAAAAGCACAATTCATCGTTCCCTTGAGCTAATAATTTTGCACTTATATTCCTGCCTTTACTTGGATTCTGTCGCAAAAGGCAAATACATAGCATCTTGAGCAGTTGAGCAATTGAGCTATCATACAAAAGCAAGCGAAGGTACGTAAGATTTTATCATCCTAATGGATTATGTGTTGTGTGCAAAAATATTCTGTAAAACTAAATTTTCAATCTAAATTTTAATGTGCACACATACTTTTTGAAAGTAATCAAATGTTATCACAAAATCAAGTATacttataaattgagtttgaaagttgaaacagcTTTGAGCCCATCAACCTAAATAATTCAACCCACTTATCTAATGGATCAATAACGGGTTGGGTTGGATTAATCAACTAGATTGAgttttatgttctttttttgtaatttcaaaAATCCATGATTGAATATTCTTAAAATGGGAAGATTAAAAAAAGCTTGTACTTTTATTACTGTAAATTAATATTCAacgaattaaattaatttttcttaattttttatttgaatatttttcatattttactcTGTTTAATACAAATCAAGAATATACTTGCTAGTTAATTTCaatctcatttttgttttgtgagaattgattataatttgcttgaaggtagaagagaTCAGTTATGatgagcaattccaaacaaaagaagaaattgaaGGCACACAAGAAAAAGGATGAATGGTTGAAGGACATGAGGGGTAACCTAAGTTTGCTGGCTACCGTAATTGCAACTATGACCTTTCAGAGTGCTATTAATCCACCAGGTGGCATTAGGCCAGCAAGTGAAACTGGAGAAATCACATGTCCAGATACAAGCAAAAACATTACGGTTCCATGCCCTGGAGAAGCTGTCCTATCTGTTCTTAAAGCAGACACCTACAACAGCTTCCTTTATTGTAACACAATATGTTTTGCTTCATCTTTAGCTGTTTGTCTCTTGCTTGTGAGTGGACTCCCTCTTAATAACCGATTCTTCATCTGGTTCTTCTCAATATGCATGTGCATCACCCTCACTGCCCTCACCCTTACCTACTTATATGGTTTGCAAATGGTCACCCCAAACGACGTTTGGGATAATTCATTATTCAGCATGGTTGGAGTCGTTATTTTTATTTGGATCATACTTCTAGGAATCGTCGTAATTTTCCTCTCCCTACGCCTACTTTTTTGGATTGTCACTAAATGCCGGAATAAAAAACAAACTGAACAAGGAGAAGATCAAAACCAAAGTAAACAAGAAGATCCAAAACAAAGTACAGGAGAAGATGCAACCTAGTTCTGCTCATCCATCAGGCCATGCATCGCATATCAACCTTCCTTACTTGTGGACTATTTTACATTGTTAAGCAATATTATTAATCatacataaataaacaaatttgtcTTTAGTGTACGTCTCATAGCAGATTTGATTTTTCAACTTTCATATTATTGTATAATGCTTTGTTgggtatataaataattttgtagttttGAACTCTGTACTTTGTCTAGGGattttcatacttcatatctgtataaaattatatgccataatatatatatatatatatatatatatatatatatatatatataaaatttatatttaaaatagtatCCTTCTGATGAGTGTGTAAAAAATAATGGTTTAAATTAAAGAAcatatgtataatatatattttataatttctttggaGAGTTATGCTACTAGTGATAACTGATAGTTCCACGTACGGTCGAAAATAAGATAACTTTGGAGATGATAATTCAGTTTGTGAAATGGTACATGACAGTAAGAGGGGACGGCTTCTTAGTTAATTGTGAGGAAAGGTACGTTAGCATGATAGTGCAAAGgttggttttaaattttaatgcttAGAACTTAAATCttgaactgttttttttttttttttgacagaataaATCTTGTATACTGATGCTGACTACTTCTCCAATCGTTTCCATTTGTTCTATAAAAATATGACTCAGTAAATAGAgatttttaaatacaataagTGTTGAATATTGTTACTATTAATGTAGTCTCCCTTAACAAAACTGTACATATGCAACTAAGGGTATAcatagctagctagctagctcaAATGAATCTGTACTTACGTAACCaaaacttcaaattaattttatcagatGACTTATGAAAAAACCACAACCCAATTTTATCAGATATACAACGCACGTGTTAAATAGTCTAACTTGATAAGTCTTAATTAAGTCAAAATTCTAAATCAAAACAGTAAACAATATGTTAATTGATAagttttatatttcaaagaaattttacaaattttcatcaaaatcaCGTCACTTTTCTCTTCGATGCATAAGCTTATTTTTTAAGCTCAAGTTTTCCACATCTAATGCGTGCGTTTTTATTCTAGCAACGCAGATCCATACATGGCATTAGTGGAAGGATCATATATAGAAAAATACATCGATCACCTCTATTAAGTGTTAGGAATTTGAATCGGGGCAGGTTATTAATTTTCACAAGTCTGAAGTTTCTTTCAGCAGAAACACCCCTAATGCATGCTTGTGGCACAAGATTCATCCCATCTATTATCAGGTAGAAAGCTTTACTGAATTTATGTCTGTCATGGTAAAACTTAATTTGTTCAAGTCCTTACCGGATTACAAATCTAGTTGCCCATTCCTTAGCTAGAATATCTACAGGTTACGCTAGCGTTCATGATTTTGAGGTATATCCTACTTGTATTGCTGACCAGTATTTGAAGGAAGTAATAATATAAATCTCTccgatttaaaaataaatatcttcataattttgtaagtttatctcatttgttaataaatagtctttaattaaattacaaatcaATTATAATCAAATCAATACAAATAGGAgactaataaaaacatttaaatgcaaatgtaattatttatagtttttaaaatagcaataataatcataaaggaaaagactatttaaaaaatgataattagatagtttatctaaaaaattataattatcttcacaataaaaactatatataaaaagaagatagaatatttttgttaaaaagtataatactaattaataaataacacttaaaaattaaccaccataattttataagtatttatttgCACGGTCCATACTCCATAGGATCTCAAAGATTCCTTCAGGAAAGAAAAAATCTCAAAGATCAAAACTATCAGTTGAGGCTATATAAAACTAGTGTTCTAATCCAACGTTGTCAGAATATTTATATCTTTCAAATAATATCCATCAGCAATGTGGTTagcttcctttttatttatattttttttcatccatgCATGAAACTTAAATCCGAGATAATATttaaaggaatcaaattcaaatgtaaataaattgttaaatgaaTAGTCATCTTTGTAATAGCCATCTTTATAAGGCCAAGCATGATATGCATCACATCCgatgattaaaaaacaaaagccCATGTGTTGGATCCAAGCCCCTAATATGCTAAACGAAGAAAACCTCCTATACAAATTCGAGACtaacaacaaaaccaaaaaaacacaaTCAGTTTCCCACTAAAAAATTAACCACAACCAATTATCCTATAAATGCATGGTCTGTTGCTGCATCAAACTCCCAAACTTGCAGACTTCTGATATATAAAAGACTTTAACTGCACAATGAGCTACTCTTCATACAAAGCAGGCTTTTACACCTCAAAATTACACCAAAAATATTTCCAATCAATTTGTTTAATAACATGAAGTTCCAACTGTTTTGCTTTGCACCCgagattaattaataaatgtccAAGCTGCTATACTAATGAAAAAGAGAGTTTAATACCAACACATGCTGCTGTATAGTTTTTACTGGCATATCAAATAGAACATGAACTCTAATTTACCCTGTAAATTTCCAGTCCCAAGGCACAATAATTGCAATTGGGACTTGCTAGGAAAGTTAGATAGGcaatataattaaaacattttcagtaaGTTTCACTGACATGTACCATTCAAAATTATACTTTGCATTCCCTATTATAAGATTATCAACAATCACACCATTTACAGCATCAAATAGATGCACCATAGTAGAGAAGAGCTagcaaaattacattaaaaaatgatttttcactCTACACATTTTCTCTGGAATCTGCCATTGTTATATTCTTCTGCTTTGGTTTGCTGTCAGTAAGCCACTTCAGTCCCATCTATTTACCTCCAAAATATCTTCAATCCCATGCGCAACACATAATTGATATAAAGTCATTTACAATATGTGACCCCTCTCCCAAACATATCTACAAATTCATGCCAAAAGAGGACACCCAAAACCGACCACTTCAATTCACCCACAACATTTCATCAGCACCTCATCAACAAATTTGATAACTTTTGTAACTTCCCCTAGAAGGAAGAACTCCTCATGGAGCCTAATAACCTGAAAAGATCAATAGAACATA
This region of Glycine max cultivar Williams 82 chromosome 7, Glycine_max_v4.0, whole genome shotgun sequence genomic DNA includes:
- the LOC100779783 gene encoding uncharacterized protein LOC100779783 codes for the protein MMSNSKQKKKLKAHKKKDEWLKDMRGNLSLLATVIATMTFQSAINPPGGIRPASETGEITCPDTSKNITVPCPGEAVLSVLKADTYNSFLYCNTICFASSLAVCLLLVSGLPLNNRFFIWFFSICMCITLTALTLTYLYGLQMVTPNDVWDNSLFSMVGVVIFIWIILLGIVVIFLSLRLLFWIVTKCRNKKQTEQGEDQNQSKQEDPKQSTGEDAT